The Brassica oleracea var. oleracea cultivar TO1000 unplaced genomic scaffold, BOL UnpScaffold02936, whole genome shotgun sequence genomic sequence aaaaaaaaaaaaagagctttgTATACAGCAGCAATAAGACAAAGTTAAAAATTACAATGGTTCAAATGAAGTATGAAATAGATTAGTTGGGTGAAAGGGAGAATAAAGAATCGAAATGACAAACGGGATAGCCAAAGACGCCCACGGGTGATAAAACTTTATGATAAGATTTGGTATGGAGATCATGTATCACCATTGGTTGCATAAGTGCAGGACCAAAGAGTAACTTGGTCTTCTTCTCCAGAAGCGCTACTGGCAATGCAACTGGTAATGGAAAATGAGGAAGCTCCTCAGGCAAAGAAAAGGTTTTGGTGAGATCTATTGTACAGATTTCCTTCCAGGAGGTATTGTTGGTGTGTAACAACAAGGACCATATCACTTGGGTGGGCCAGTTTCTTTGGGATAGGCACAAGCTGTTGTCGAGGATGCACATGACGACTTGCTGAGGTTcaggtatatgggaaaagggaGCTTGACAGATGACTTGAAAAGTTTCACTGTGAAGATCAAAAGACAAGACCTTGGCACACTCGGTTAACCAATAAAGTGACCCATCAAAATACACAGGCTTATGGCCATCCAAAATCCGATACGGAGAAGCAGGGACAAGGTACCTCCAAGCATTAGTGCTAAAGTCGAAAACCTCACAAGTAGTAGTGTTGTCTAGGCGGCGGCCAAATTCAGCTGAATTACATAACCAGACGGGCTTGTAGGTGCCTGTGAATTTGTCTTTGCCGAATCCAAGTTGAGGGTTTGGGGTATCCCAGGCTGATTCGGTTTTACACATGTTGGAGAGAAGCTGTTGGACTCTAGAAAGAGGAAAACTTTGGTGCCATCTGGTCGCCGGATTCGCCACCATGTTAGGTGTGTGGTGAGAAAAGAGGCATATAAGACCATCACAACTACCATAGCAAACCTTGGTGTTGGGAATAGATGGGAACTTGCCCGTACGAATCATTGACGACGACCCCAAGACAGGGATGATTCtcacttcatcatcatcatcatcattattataCTCGGTCACATAAAGAAAATCTGGATCTCCCGATTGCTGCGATTGCCTCAACTGTGCCTCTTTAAAACGGAGGGACTCGATTGTGGATTTCCACTTCTTTGATACACATTTAAACCTCAGCAGACACTTCACAGCAAGTCTCGTGAGGATGAGCTCCACAATTTCGTCTGGTAGCGATTCCACCACACTTGTCGATGACCAGCCATGTCTTCTCAGCATTGTCTGATTCATCATAACAGATGGTCCAGACCCGCTTCTTTTATACACTGCACCAGCATCCGAGTCCATCTAGGAAtc encodes the following:
- the LOC106321768 gene encoding F-box protein At1g11270-like, with protein sequence MDSDAGAVYKRSGSGPSVMMNQTMLRRHGWSSTSVVESLPDEIVELILTRLAVKCLLRFKCVSKKWKSTIESLRFKEAQLRQSQQSGDPDFLYVTEYNNDDDDDEVRIIPVLGSSSMIRTGKFPSIPNTKVCYGSCDGLICLFSHHTPNMVANPATRWHQSFPLSRVQQLLSNMCKTESAWDTPNPQLGFGKDKFTGTYKPVWLCNSAEFGRRLDNTTTCEVFDFSTNAWRYLVPASPYRILDGHKPVYFDGSLYWLTECAKVLSFDLHSETFQVICQAPFSHIPEPQQVVMCILDNSLCLSQRNWPTQVIWSLLLHTNNTSWKEICTIDLTKTFSLPEELPHFPLPVALPVALLEKKTKLLFGPALMQPMVIHDLHTKSYHKVLSPVGVFGYPVCHFDSLFSLSPN